From the Streptomyces nigrescens genome, one window contains:
- a CDS encoding gluconokinase: MSTPDVIVVMGVAGTGKTTIGPLVAGALGVPYAEGDDFHPPANIAKMSAGIPLNDDDRGPWLDAIGAWARERAGRGGVVSSSALKRAYRDRLRAVAPGIVLLHLTGERALIEERMAERKGHFMPTALLDSQFATLEPPGADEAGVTVDVAGTPEEIAERAVAALHARDAADG, translated from the coding sequence ATGAGCACCCCCGACGTGATCGTCGTGATGGGCGTGGCCGGCACCGGCAAGACCACGATCGGCCCGTTGGTGGCCGGCGCGCTGGGCGTCCCGTACGCCGAGGGTGACGACTTCCATCCGCCGGCCAACATCGCCAAGATGTCGGCCGGCATCCCGCTGAACGACGACGACCGGGGCCCCTGGCTGGATGCCATCGGAGCCTGGGCGCGCGAGCGGGCCGGGCGCGGCGGGGTGGTCAGCAGCTCCGCGCTCAAGCGCGCCTATCGCGACCGGCTGCGTGCCGTCGCCCCCGGCATCGTCCTGCTGCACCTCACCGGTGAGCGCGCGCTGATCGAGGAGCGGATGGCCGAGCGCAAGGGCCACTTCATGCCGACCGCGCTGCTGGACTCCCAGTTCGCCACGCTCGAACCGCCCGGGGCCGACGAGGCCGGTGTCACCGTCGATGTGGCCGGCACCCCGGAGGAGATCGCCGAGCGGGCGGTGGCCGCACTGCACGCGAGGGACGCGGCGGACGGTTAG
- a CDS encoding glycosyltransferase family 2 protein translates to MVKLSVIVPFYNVQTYAPDTLKSLAANAREDFEFLLVDDCSRDETPEILTRAERELPGARLLRHSQNGGLATARNTGLDEARGEYVTFLDGDDWLAPGYYPQLLSMIEELGCDFVRTDHVQCTARARSVHRVPHGRRGVVMDPREVILPADRSTSVDYAFAWAGMYHRRLLDDGVLHFKDGLRTAEDRPWIWRLHREAKSMAVVGLLGVFYRRGVASSLTQIGDVRQLDFIRAFDQVIEETAQDRAADLLLPKAVRTYCAIISHHLGSIERFEPQVARKLRTMSAAAMKRMPQDVLKEALDSMDVQRASRLRRLRRRPVPAEVAA, encoded by the coding sequence GTGGTTAAGCTCTCCGTCATCGTGCCGTTCTACAACGTGCAGACATACGCGCCCGACACCCTGAAAAGCCTGGCGGCCAATGCCCGCGAGGACTTTGAATTCCTGCTCGTCGACGACTGTTCGCGCGACGAGACCCCGGAGATTCTCACGCGTGCCGAGCGCGAGCTGCCGGGCGCCAGACTGCTGCGGCACAGCCAGAACGGCGGCCTGGCCACCGCCCGCAACACCGGTCTGGACGAGGCCCGCGGCGAGTACGTCACCTTCCTGGACGGCGACGACTGGCTCGCTCCCGGCTATTACCCCCAACTCCTCTCCATGATCGAGGAGTTGGGGTGCGACTTCGTCCGTACCGACCATGTCCAGTGCACCGCCCGCGCGCGCAGCGTCCACCGGGTCCCGCACGGCCGGCGCGGGGTGGTGATGGACCCGCGCGAGGTGATCCTGCCCGCCGACCGCTCCACGTCCGTCGACTACGCGTTCGCCTGGGCCGGGATGTACCACCGCCGGCTGCTGGACGACGGGGTACTACATTTCAAGGACGGACTGCGTACCGCGGAGGACCGTCCGTGGATCTGGCGGCTGCACCGCGAGGCAAAGTCCATGGCGGTGGTCGGACTGCTCGGTGTTTTCTACCGGCGGGGCGTGGCATCTTCCCTGACCCAGATCGGTGATGTGCGGCAATTGGACTTCATTCGCGCCTTCGATCAGGTGATCGAGGAAACGGCGCAGGACCGCGCTGCGGATCTTCTGCTGCCAAAGGCGGTGCGCACTTATTGCGCGATCATTTCTCACCACCTCGGTTCGATCGAACGGTTCGAACCGCAGGTCGCCCGTAAATTGCGAACGATGAGTGCCGCGGCCATGAAACGTATGCCGCAGGACGTACTGAAGGAAGCCCTGGATTCGATGGATGTGCAGCGCGCGTCCCGGCTGCGGCGGCTGCGCCGTCGCCCCGTCCCGGCGGAGGTCGCCGCCTGA
- a CDS encoding TetR/AcrR family transcriptional regulator C-terminal domain-containing protein, with product MVSRIDRKQVVDTALRLLNEVGLDGLTLRRIAKELNVQAPALYWHFKNKQELLDEMATEIFRRMAASLEWEGAEEAGRGHSWQETLVVACRGLRRELLGYRDGGKVFSGTRMTDDSYAGPLDGLLRSLTDVGFTLREAAQAWWTAYNYTVGLVIEEQSVYPDPGEPEHRDPTTRDPAYDVETRAEKIGAGYPLAALAGEEMFGDLDRSFEAGLRIIVAGIEVTAGPGRRS from the coding sequence ATGGTTTCGCGCATCGACCGGAAACAGGTCGTCGACACCGCTCTGCGGCTGCTGAACGAGGTCGGCCTCGACGGGCTCACCCTGCGGCGCATCGCCAAGGAGCTGAACGTCCAGGCACCCGCGCTCTACTGGCATTTCAAGAACAAGCAGGAACTGCTGGACGAGATGGCCACCGAGATCTTCCGGCGGATGGCCGCGTCGCTGGAGTGGGAAGGGGCCGAGGAGGCCGGACGGGGTCACTCCTGGCAGGAGACCCTCGTCGTCGCCTGCCGGGGGCTGCGCCGCGAGCTGCTCGGCTACCGCGACGGCGGCAAGGTCTTCAGCGGTACCCGGATGACCGACGACAGCTACGCCGGACCGCTGGACGGCCTGCTCCGCAGCCTCACGGACGTGGGCTTCACCCTGCGCGAGGCGGCCCAGGCGTGGTGGACCGCCTACAACTACACCGTCGGCCTGGTGATCGAGGAGCAGTCGGTCTACCCGGACCCCGGTGAGCCGGAGCACCGCGACCCCACGACCCGCGATCCGGCCTACGACGTGGAAACCCGCGCCGAGAAGATCGGCGCGGGTTATCCGCTCGCGGCGCTGGCCGGCGAGGAGATGTTCGGCGACCTCGACCGGAGCTTCGAGGCCGGACTGCGCATCATCGTCGCCGGGATCGAGGTGACGGCCGGTCCGGGGCGGCGGAGCTGA
- a CDS encoding acyltransferase family protein: protein MTTTQLTTGAPPAAPDLVTPAPQPAIRGRSRAGASRLRALDGLRLLAALMVAAYHYGGRDGEIAQAWGGSPAGQFPTAAPLFAYGCLGVQIFFVISGFVICLSGWGRTLRAFIASRVSRLFPAYWVAILLVTAVFALPWVTYKALSPSDVLTNLTMLQQPLGVDRVLGVCWTLWAEMRFYALFALCVVLPGATRGRVVLFCAGWTLAAALAQAAHEPLLDTILMPEYAPYFIGGIGLYLLHRYGARDPIAWAIVLVSWLIGQHYAIARLWHAPSADGFSYRSSAGIIAVVTLGFALVAAVALGKLRWANWRWLTVAGALTYPFYLVHEHLGWVVVRALHHGVGLPSYATLLLTVGLMLLLAWVLHRFIERPLTPVLKRSIDPRR from the coding sequence ATGACCACCACTCAGCTGACGACCGGCGCGCCGCCCGCCGCGCCGGATCTCGTCACCCCCGCACCGCAGCCCGCCATACGGGGGCGCAGCCGCGCCGGTGCCTCGCGGCTGCGCGCTCTCGACGGGCTGCGGCTGCTCGCCGCCCTGATGGTCGCCGCGTACCACTACGGGGGGCGCGACGGCGAGATAGCGCAGGCCTGGGGCGGTTCACCGGCCGGGCAATTCCCCACCGCGGCACCGCTGTTCGCCTATGGCTGTCTGGGCGTCCAGATCTTCTTCGTGATCAGCGGCTTTGTGATCTGCCTCAGCGGCTGGGGGCGGACCCTGCGGGCCTTCATCGCCTCACGGGTCTCCCGCCTCTTTCCGGCGTACTGGGTCGCGATCCTCCTGGTCACCGCGGTCTTCGCGCTCCCCTGGGTCACCTACAAGGCGCTGTCGCCGAGCGACGTACTGACCAATCTGACCATGCTGCAGCAGCCGTTGGGCGTGGACCGGGTGCTGGGGGTGTGCTGGACGCTCTGGGCGGAGATGCGCTTCTACGCGCTCTTCGCGCTCTGTGTCGTCCTGCCCGGCGCCACCCGCGGCCGCGTGGTGCTCTTCTGCGCGGGCTGGACGCTGGCCGCCGCACTCGCCCAGGCCGCCCACGAGCCCCTCCTCGACACCATCCTGATGCCCGAGTACGCCCCGTACTTCATCGGCGGCATCGGTCTGTATCTGCTGCACCGCTATGGCGCCCGCGATCCGATCGCCTGGGCGATAGTGCTGGTCAGCTGGCTGATCGGCCAGCATTACGCGATCGCCAGGCTGTGGCACGCACCGTCGGCCGACGGCTTCTCCTACCGCTCGTCGGCCGGCATCATCGCCGTCGTCACCCTCGGCTTCGCGCTCGTCGCGGCCGTGGCACTGGGCAAACTGCGGTGGGCGAACTGGCGCTGGCTGACCGTCGCCGGTGCGCTGACCTACCCCTTCTACCTCGTGCACGAGCACCTGGGCTGGGTCGTGGTGCGGGCGCTGCACCACGGCGTCGGGCTGCCCTCGTACGCGACGCTGCTGCTGACCGTGGGCCTGATGCTGCTGCTCGCCTGGGTGCTGCACCGCTTCATAGAGCGCCCGCTCACGCCCGTTCTGAAACGGTCCATCGACCCACGTCGGTGA
- a CDS encoding TetR/AcrR family transcriptional regulator: MSTAQTPRRVTMTPAARRALAAAERLFYERGIHAVGVDLIAAEAGVTKKTLYDRFGSKEQIVVEYLADRDERWRAFLAPYLDAARPSPVAGVLAVFDAARDWSAQHSAKGCSMVNAHAEISDPSHPAYAIITAQKEWMLALFTGLVRDAAPDRAGRLGRSLMLLHEGALVAHGLGIFPDPLGQARDEARALLAAAGVVS, encoded by the coding sequence ATGAGTACTGCGCAGACGCCGCGACGGGTCACCATGACGCCTGCCGCGCGACGCGCCCTGGCGGCCGCCGAGCGGCTGTTCTACGAGCGCGGCATCCATGCCGTCGGGGTGGATCTGATCGCGGCCGAGGCCGGGGTGACCAAGAAGACCCTCTACGACCGGTTCGGCTCCAAGGAGCAGATCGTCGTGGAGTACCTCGCGGACCGCGACGAACGGTGGCGGGCCTTTCTCGCGCCGTACCTCGATGCCGCACGGCCGTCGCCCGTGGCAGGGGTCCTGGCGGTGTTCGACGCCGCACGCGACTGGTCGGCACAGCACAGCGCCAAGGGGTGCAGCATGGTCAACGCCCATGCCGAGATCAGCGATCCGTCCCACCCCGCGTACGCGATCATCACCGCGCAGAAGGAGTGGATGCTCGCGCTGTTCACCGGTCTCGTCCGGGACGCCGCCCCCGACCGGGCCGGCCGGCTGGGCCGGTCGCTGATGCTCCTTCATGAAGGGGCCCTGGTCGCGCACGGCCTGGGCATCTTCCCCGACCCGCTCGGTCAGGCCCGCGACGAGGCACGGGCGCTGCTCGCCGCCGCGGGGGTGGTCTCCTGA
- a CDS encoding gluconate:H+ symporter produces the protein MTHLSVEMLAADAAEPITTAGHAQLGIAVLAGIAVIVLLITKFKLHAFLALIIGSLVLGAVAGAPLDKTITSFSAGLGTTVAGTGVLIALGAVLGRLLADSGGADQIVDTILAKASRKAMPWAMVLIAGIVGLPIFFEVGIVLLIPVVLLVAKRGNFSLMRIGIPALAGLSVMHGLIPPHPGPLVAIDAVGANLGVTLALGVVVAIPTMIIAGPVFSRYAARWVDIQPPENLVPERTSDDLEKRPGFGITVATVLLPVVMMLAKALVDIVVDNPEHTVQRVFDVVGSPLIALLTAVLVAMFTLGRAAGFTRGRIATTVEKSLGPIAGVLLIVGAGGGFKQTLVDAGVGQMILDISKGWNISTLLLAWLIAVTIRLATGSATVATISAAGLVAPLAAEMSTPHAALLVLAIGSGSLFFSHVNDAGFWLVKEYFGMNVGQTLKTWSVMETLISVVGIVCVLLLSLVL, from the coding sequence GTGACACATCTCAGCGTCGAGATGCTCGCAGCGGACGCGGCCGAGCCGATCACCACGGCCGGTCACGCGCAGCTGGGCATCGCCGTCCTGGCCGGCATAGCCGTCATCGTCCTGCTCATCACCAAGTTCAAGCTGCATGCCTTCCTGGCGCTGATCATCGGCTCGCTGGTGCTCGGCGCGGTGGCCGGCGCACCGCTCGACAAGACCATCACCAGCTTCTCGGCGGGCCTGGGTACGACGGTCGCGGGCACCGGTGTACTGATCGCGCTCGGTGCCGTCCTCGGGCGGCTGCTGGCCGACTCCGGCGGCGCGGACCAGATCGTCGACACGATCCTGGCGAAGGCGAGCCGGAAGGCGATGCCCTGGGCGATGGTGCTGATCGCCGGGATCGTCGGGCTGCCGATCTTCTTCGAGGTCGGCATCGTGCTGCTGATCCCGGTGGTGCTGCTGGTCGCCAAGCGCGGCAACTTCTCGCTGATGCGCATCGGCATCCCGGCGCTGGCCGGACTGTCCGTCATGCACGGGCTGATACCCCCGCACCCGGGGCCGCTCGTGGCGATCGACGCGGTCGGCGCGAACCTCGGGGTCACGCTCGCGCTCGGGGTGGTCGTCGCCATCCCGACCATGATCATCGCCGGTCCGGTCTTCTCCCGTTACGCGGCCCGCTGGGTCGACATCCAGCCGCCGGAGAATCTGGTGCCCGAGCGCACCTCCGACGACCTGGAGAAGCGGCCCGGCTTCGGGATCACCGTGGCCACCGTGCTGCTGCCGGTGGTGATGATGCTGGCCAAGGCGCTGGTGGACATCGTCGTCGACAATCCGGAGCACACCGTCCAGAGGGTCTTCGACGTGGTCGGCTCGCCGCTGATCGCGCTGCTCACCGCCGTCCTCGTCGCGATGTTCACGCTCGGGCGGGCGGCCGGTTTCACCCGGGGCCGGATCGCCACCACCGTCGAGAAGTCGCTCGGCCCGATCGCCGGGGTGCTGCTGATCGTCGGCGCGGGCGGCGGCTTCAAGCAGACGCTGGTGGACGCCGGCGTCGGCCAGATGATCCTGGACATCTCCAAGGGCTGGAACATCTCCACGCTGCTGCTGGCCTGGCTGATCGCGGTCACCATCCGGCTCGCGACCGGCTCCGCGACCGTTGCCACCATCTCCGCCGCCGGACTGGTCGCCCCGCTCGCCGCCGAGATGAGCACCCCTCATGCCGCGCTGCTGGTGCTGGCCATCGGCTCCGGCTCGCTGTTCTTCAGCCATGTCAACGACGCAGGGTTCTGGCTGGTCAAGGAGTACTTCGGGATGAACGTCGGCCAGACGCTGAAGACCTGGTCGGTGATGGAGACGCTGATCTCGGTGGTCGGGATCGTCTGTGTGCTGCTGCTGTCGCTGGTCCTCTAG
- a CDS encoding DUF6716 putative glycosyltransferase: MPSRTNSSPRVAVLADSDTRWKWGALTAYRIQPDIRLDGYLLRGRATPTVRQLDEVGARADSLREIRGVAFLEQMKDSVRSIDRTRYDVVVLACVGGAVQAMLHGLARAWRGADARPVVVTGYVGVVYEKLADGLLLRHGADVVLANSRHDADRFRAVYRGVGADDSSVVECALPFLGGAPYTGAHTPYTVVFAAQPSVPESRADRTYLLRRAVEHARRHPDREVLIKLRSKPGEHTTHIEELPYQKLAAKAPGGLPANCRLVYGNMGEVLDRTDLMVTVSSTAALESLHRGIPTAVLTDLGIREVLGNHHFLGSGCLASWDELDAGHRPEPDPEWLARQGVAADGDYEQAFDVARARVTALRTADRLPPLTPYYTARTAPGYLPGILARHGLDPQGEPVAGHADAPEETGGLRRVARETVREAARGAYRHGVQRVAPAIRRWGQL, encoded by the coding sequence GTGCCATCACGTACCAACTCTTCGCCGCGGGTCGCCGTACTCGCCGACTCGGATACCCGGTGGAAATGGGGCGCTTTGACAGCGTACCGAATCCAACCGGACATCCGGCTCGACGGCTACCTTCTCCGCGGCCGCGCCACTCCCACGGTCCGCCAGCTCGACGAGGTCGGCGCCCGTGCGGACTCGCTGCGCGAAATCAGGGGCGTCGCCTTCTTGGAGCAGATGAAGGACAGCGTCCGGTCCATCGACCGTACGCGCTACGACGTCGTCGTGCTGGCCTGTGTCGGCGGAGCGGTGCAGGCGATGCTGCACGGCCTCGCCCGCGCCTGGCGAGGCGCCGATGCCCGCCCCGTCGTCGTCACCGGCTATGTCGGGGTCGTCTACGAGAAGCTCGCCGACGGGCTGCTGCTGCGGCACGGCGCGGACGTCGTCCTCGCCAACTCCCGCCACGACGCGGACCGTTTCCGCGCGGTGTACCGAGGGGTCGGCGCCGACGACAGCAGCGTCGTCGAATGCGCCCTGCCGTTCCTCGGCGGCGCGCCCTACACCGGCGCGCACACCCCCTACACCGTGGTGTTCGCCGCCCAGCCCTCCGTCCCGGAGAGCCGCGCCGACCGCACCTACCTGCTGCGCCGGGCGGTCGAGCACGCCCGCCGCCACCCGGACCGGGAGGTGCTGATCAAGCTCCGCAGCAAGCCGGGCGAGCACACCACCCACATCGAGGAACTGCCCTACCAGAAGCTCGCCGCCAAGGCGCCCGGCGGACTGCCCGCCAACTGCCGCCTGGTGTACGGCAACATGGGCGAGGTCCTGGACCGCACCGACCTGATGGTGACGGTCAGCTCGACCGCCGCCCTGGAGTCGCTGCACCGCGGCATCCCCACCGCCGTCCTCACCGACCTCGGCATCCGCGAGGTCCTCGGCAACCACCACTTCCTCGGCTCCGGCTGCCTGGCCTCCTGGGACGAGCTGGACGCCGGGCACCGCCCGGAGCCGGACCCGGAGTGGCTCGCCCGCCAGGGCGTCGCCGCCGACGGTGATTACGAGCAGGCCTTCGACGTGGCCCGCGCCCGGGTCACCGCGCTGCGCACCGCCGACCGGCTGCCGCCGCTCACCCCCTACTACACGGCCCGCACGGCCCCCGGCTACCTCCCCGGCATCCTCGCCCGGCACGGCCTGGACCCGCAGGGTGAGCCGGTCGCCGGCCACGCGGACGCCCCCGAGGAGACCGGCGGACTGCGCCGGGTCGCCCGCGAAACGGTCCGCGAGGCCGCCCGCGGCGCCTACCGCCACGGCGTCCAGCGCGTCGCCCCCGCCATCCGCCGCTGGGGGCAGCTGTGA
- a CDS encoding alpha-2,8-polysialyltransferase family protein yields MSTRPRTQIFMASTLYGAATLAAALDADCFAPADRRLLLLSNNATNPETAASLDTMPGFARLRGRFDRVLSWNETISPFHPGGWSPRPDDVPLWERHLRLLWGLGDDHVELIVESIQVNPALALAQLFPDAPIDVYADGLMSYGPTRNKLDPLIGTRINRLLHLDLVPGLTPLLLTEFDVEPLTVPTDAFTKVLSELSDASGTLEVPEGAALLLGQYLSALGILTPEEEEELHVRMVRGAVERGHREIVFKPHPSAPARWSRLLEREAEKLDIALTVLDSPVLAEVLYQRMRPALVVGCFSTALLTADTFYGLPTARTGTGLLLERLTPYQNSNRMPVTIVDALVPDLGDLSERPRAHVTAESVEGLVSAVGYAMQHQIYPQLRPSAERYLAAHLDPYTRRYFKRRRLTALALPGAIPSQLSFIPRNATVRRVARRARAVQRRLKKRAAFG; encoded by the coding sequence ATGTCCACCCGACCGCGTACCCAGATCTTCATGGCGTCCACCCTCTACGGCGCGGCGACCCTCGCCGCGGCGCTGGACGCCGACTGCTTCGCCCCGGCCGACCGCCGGCTGCTGCTGCTCAGCAACAACGCGACGAACCCGGAGACCGCCGCGTCGCTGGACACCATGCCGGGCTTCGCGCGGCTGCGCGGCCGCTTCGACCGGGTGCTGTCGTGGAACGAGACGATCAGCCCGTTCCACCCCGGCGGCTGGTCGCCGCGCCCGGACGACGTCCCGCTGTGGGAGCGGCATCTGCGCCTGCTGTGGGGCCTGGGTGACGACCACGTCGAGCTGATCGTGGAGTCCATCCAGGTCAACCCGGCGCTGGCGCTCGCCCAGCTGTTCCCCGACGCGCCGATCGACGTCTACGCCGACGGCCTGATGAGCTACGGCCCCACCCGCAACAAGCTCGATCCGCTGATCGGCACCCGGATCAACCGGCTGCTGCATCTGGACCTGGTGCCGGGCCTGACGCCGCTGCTGCTCACCGAGTTCGACGTCGAGCCGCTGACCGTGCCGACCGACGCCTTCACCAAAGTGCTGTCCGAACTCTCGGACGCCAGTGGCACGTTGGAGGTCCCGGAAGGGGCGGCGCTGCTGCTCGGCCAGTACCTCTCCGCGCTGGGCATCCTCACTCCCGAGGAGGAAGAGGAGCTGCATGTGCGGATGGTGCGCGGCGCCGTCGAGCGCGGCCACCGCGAGATCGTCTTCAAACCGCATCCGTCCGCGCCGGCCCGCTGGTCGCGGCTGCTGGAGCGGGAGGCGGAGAAGCTGGACATCGCGCTGACCGTGCTGGACAGCCCGGTGCTGGCCGAGGTGCTCTACCAGCGGATGCGGCCCGCGCTGGTCGTCGGCTGCTTCTCCACCGCGCTGCTGACGGCCGACACCTTCTACGGGCTGCCGACGGCGCGGACCGGCACCGGGCTGCTGCTGGAGCGGCTGACGCCGTATCAGAACAGCAACCGGATGCCGGTCACGATCGTGGACGCGCTGGTGCCGGACCTGGGCGACCTCAGCGAGCGCCCACGGGCCCATGTCACCGCCGAGAGCGTCGAGGGCCTGGTCAGCGCGGTCGGCTATGCGATGCAGCACCAGATCTATCCGCAGCTGCGGCCGTCCGCCGAGCGCTATCTCGCGGCCCACCTCGACCCGTACACCCGGCGCTACTTCAAGCGCCGCCGGCTGACCGCGCTGGCGCTGCCCGGGGCGATCCCGTCGCAGCTGTCGTTCATTCCGCGCAATGCCACCGTCCGCAGGGTCGCGCGCCGGGCGCGTGCGGTGCAGCGGCGGCTGAAGAAGCGGGCCGCGTTCGGATGA
- a CDS encoding DMT family transporter, producing the protein MRLLLSAAFVLCWSSGFIGAKLGAGSAPAATLLMWRFLPLTAVLVLVAATAARASWRGLTARTVARQAAIGALSQSGYLFTVYYAIQLGVSSGTTALIDGTQPLVAGALAGPLLHQYVSRRQWRGLCLGVGGVVLVTTADATAAAGVSRWAYLVPFLGMSSLVAATFLEGRSRTRVAPSVSMTIHCTTSAVLFTALAAATGSVLPPASLSFWAAVCWLVTLSTFGGYGLYWLILRRSGVTEVNTLMFLMAPVTALWGAAMFGEPFGPQTAAGLAVGLAAVVLVRRGATPPGENPPGRARGRTSGESARTASCRGQAPEGGEAPGAVTRPERTAVRRTGP; encoded by the coding sequence ATGCGCCTCCTGCTCTCGGCCGCCTTTGTCCTCTGCTGGAGCTCCGGCTTCATCGGCGCCAAGCTCGGCGCGGGCAGCGCGCCCGCGGCCACGCTCCTGATGTGGCGGTTCCTGCCGCTCACCGCCGTCCTCGTCCTGGTGGCGGCGACCGCCGCCCGCGCCTCGTGGCGGGGCCTGACGGCACGGACGGTCGCCCGGCAGGCCGCCATCGGCGCCCTGTCACAGAGCGGCTATCTCTTCACCGTCTACTACGCGATCCAGCTCGGGGTCTCCAGCGGCACCACGGCCCTGATCGACGGCACCCAGCCCCTGGTGGCCGGGGCGCTCGCCGGACCGTTGCTGCACCAGTACGTCTCCCGCCGGCAGTGGCGCGGACTGTGTCTGGGCGTGGGCGGCGTCGTGCTGGTCACCACGGCCGATGCGACGGCCGCCGCGGGCGTGAGCCGGTGGGCGTACCTCGTCCCGTTCCTCGGTATGTCCTCGCTGGTGGCGGCCACATTCCTGGAAGGCCGCTCGCGCACCCGGGTCGCACCGTCGGTGTCGATGACCATCCACTGCACCACCAGCGCCGTCCTCTTCACCGCCCTCGCCGCCGCCACCGGCTCCGTACTGCCGCCCGCCTCGCTCTCGTTCTGGGCCGCGGTCTGCTGGCTCGTGACGCTGTCCACCTTCGGCGGGTACGGGCTGTACTGGCTGATCCTCCGGCGCTCCGGCGTCACCGAGGTGAACACCCTGATGTTCCTGATGGCACCGGTCACGGCACTGTGGGGAGCCGCCATGTTCGGCGAACCGTTCGGCCCGCAGACCGCCGCCGGACTCGCGGTCGGCCTCGCGGCGGTCGTCCTGGTACGCCGCGGGGCAACACCCCCTGGTGAGAACCCGCCCGGGCGCGCACGAGGCCGTACCAGCGGGGAATCCGCTCGTACGGCCTCGTGCCGGGGACAGGCGCCTGAGGGGGGTGAGGCGCCCGGGGCGGTGACCCGCCCGGAAAGAACAGCGGTCCGGCGGACCGGGCCCTAA
- a CDS encoding FAD-dependent monooxygenase, with protein MELNNVKDTVGVTDDLPTTVDVLIAGAGPTGLALGIDLARRGVRALLVERQDQLSRGARGTGLQPRTQEVYDDLGVLAAIQAAGGLYPKTARWENGRIAEISEMIERVDPTPAMPYSNALMVPQFRNQELLSARLQELGGRVLLGTELTAFTQDSDGVTARLRGADGVERSVRAAYLVAADGGRSTVRRALGIGMSGPSLPAGAAVLADVRVDGLDRDHWHRWNLQGGGFVALLPLAGTNHFQTFIVAGGATDTSPEAVRALLAAHTHLAAEQIREVLWSSLYRPKAGMADAFRAGRVFLAGDAAHIHSPAGGQGLNTSVQDAYNLGWKLGQVLRHGAPDTLLDSYETERRPIAARILDTSTRLHRSGSLRRGRDLHQLDIGYPDSPLTQELRTDLAEGVPAAGDRAPDAPCTTADGRPTRLFDAFRGPHFTLLTLGATDLDDTALPADPALLRVVRVGGPSPDLLDTDGHVRDAYGSGPAVLLIRPDGYLALAAPAEDATARVTAALGTYLGAGTAQAAR; from the coding sequence ATGGAACTTAACAACGTTAAGGACACTGTCGGCGTGACGGACGATCTCCCCACCACCGTCGACGTACTGATCGCCGGCGCCGGCCCGACCGGCCTCGCCCTCGGCATCGACCTCGCCCGGCGCGGGGTCCGCGCACTGCTCGTCGAGCGGCAGGACCAGCTCTCGCGCGGCGCCCGCGGCACCGGTCTGCAGCCACGCACCCAGGAGGTCTACGACGACCTCGGCGTGCTGGCGGCCATACAGGCGGCCGGCGGGCTCTACCCGAAGACGGCCCGCTGGGAGAACGGCCGGATCGCCGAGATCAGCGAGATGATCGAGCGGGTCGACCCGACACCCGCCATGCCCTACTCGAACGCCCTGATGGTGCCGCAGTTCCGCAACCAGGAGCTGCTGTCCGCGCGCCTCCAGGAGCTCGGCGGCAGAGTGCTCCTCGGCACCGAACTCACCGCATTCACCCAGGACTCCGACGGGGTGACGGCCCGTCTGCGCGGCGCCGACGGGGTGGAGCGCAGCGTGCGCGCCGCCTATCTGGTCGCCGCCGACGGCGGGCGCAGCACCGTCCGCCGGGCGCTGGGCATCGGGATGAGCGGCCCGTCGCTGCCGGCGGGCGCCGCGGTGCTCGCCGATGTCCGGGTGGACGGCCTGGACCGGGACCACTGGCACCGCTGGAACCTGCAGGGCGGCGGGTTCGTCGCCCTCCTCCCCCTCGCCGGTACCAACCACTTCCAGACCTTCATCGTCGCCGGCGGAGCGACCGACACCTCACCCGAGGCGGTCCGCGCCCTGCTCGCGGCCCACACCCACCTCGCCGCCGAGCAGATCCGCGAGGTCCTGTGGTCCTCCCTCTATCGCCCCAAGGCGGGCATGGCCGACGCCTTCCGCGCCGGCCGGGTCTTCCTGGCCGGCGATGCCGCGCACATCCACTCCCCGGCGGGCGGCCAGGGCCTGAACACCAGCGTCCAGGACGCCTACAACCTCGGCTGGAAGCTCGGCCAGGTACTGCGGCACGGCGCCCCCGACACCCTGCTCGACAGCTACGAGACCGAGCGCCGGCCGATCGCCGCACGCATCCTCGACACCAGCACCCGGCTGCACCGCTCCGGCTCCCTGCGCCGCGGCCGGGACCTGCACCAGCTCGACATCGGCTACCCCGACAGCCCGCTGACCCAGGAGCTGCGCACGGACCTGGCCGAGGGCGTGCCCGCCGCGGGCGACCGGGCCCCCGACGCCCCGTGCACCACGGCCGACGGCCGGCCCACCCGGCTCTTCGACGCCTTCCGGGGCCCGCACTTCACCCTGCTCACGCTCGGTGCGACCGACCTCGACGACACCGCGCTGCCGGCCGATCCCGCGCTGCTGCGCGTCGTCCGCGTCGGCGGCCCGTCCCCCGATCTGCTCGACACCGACGGCCATGTCCGCGACGCCTACGGCAGCGGCCCCGCCGTCCTCCTCATCCGCCCCGACGGCTATCTCGCCCTCGCCGCACCGGCCGAGGACGCCACGGCCCGGGTGACCGCGGCCCTCGGGACGTACCTCGGCGCGGGCACGGCGCAGGCGGCCCGGTGA